The following are encoded in a window of Flavobacterium cupriresistens genomic DNA:
- the sufB gene encoding Fe-S cluster assembly protein SufB translates to MSKYTEDDLKIELETKEYEYGFYTDIESETFPIGLNEDIVRAISLKKEEPEWMTDWRIEAFRAWKEMIEPEWANVHYAKPDFQAISYYSAPKQVDPNKTLDDVDPELLEMYKKLGISVDEQKMMNNVAMDIVVDSVSVATTFKKTLAEKGIIFCPISEAIKEHPELVRKYLGTVVPQKDNFYAALNSAVFSDGSFCYIPKGVRCPMELSTYFRINQAGTGQFERTLVIADAGSYVSYLEGCTAPSRDENQLHAAVVELIAMDDAEIKYSTVQNWFPGNKEGKGGVYNFVTKRGLCETNAKISWTQVETGSAVTWKYPSCVLKGDNSVGEFYSIAVTNNYQQADTGTKMIHLGKNTKSTIISKGISAGKSQNSYRGLVQISPRAENARNFSQCDSLLMGNNCGAHTFPYIESKNPSAKIEHEATTSKIGEDQVFYCNQRGIPTEKAIALIVNGFSKDVLNKLPMEFAVEAQKLLEISLEGSVG, encoded by the coding sequence ATGTCAAAATACACTGAAGACGATTTAAAAATCGAACTCGAAACCAAAGAATACGAATACGGATTTTACACTGATATTGAATCGGAAACGTTTCCTATTGGCCTAAACGAAGACATCGTTCGCGCTATTTCTCTTAAAAAAGAAGAACCGGAATGGATGACCGATTGGCGCATCGAGGCTTTTCGTGCGTGGAAAGAAATGATTGAACCGGAATGGGCAAATGTTCATTATGCAAAACCGGATTTTCAAGCTATTTCTTACTACTCCGCTCCAAAACAAGTAGATCCAAACAAAACATTAGACGACGTAGATCCGGAACTTTTGGAAATGTACAAAAAGTTAGGAATCTCTGTTGACGAACAAAAAATGATGAACAATGTCGCTATGGATATTGTAGTCGATTCTGTTTCTGTTGCTACTACTTTCAAAAAAACATTGGCTGAAAAAGGAATTATTTTCTGTCCAATTTCAGAAGCGATCAAAGAACACCCTGAATTAGTTCGTAAATATTTAGGAACAGTTGTACCTCAAAAAGACAACTTCTATGCGGCATTAAACTCAGCTGTTTTCTCTGACGGAAGTTTCTGTTATATTCCAAAAGGTGTTCGTTGCCCAATGGAACTTTCAACGTATTTCAGAATCAATCAGGCAGGAACAGGACAATTCGAAAGAACTCTTGTAATTGCCGACGCCGGAAGTTATGTTTCTTACCTGGAAGGCTGTACTGCTCCAAGTCGTGATGAAAATCAATTACACGCTGCTGTTGTTGAATTAATCGCCATGGACGATGCAGAAATTAAATACTCTACCGTTCAAAACTGGTTCCCTGGAAACAAAGAAGGAAAAGGTGGTGTTTATAATTTCGTAACCAAAAGAGGTTTATGCGAAACGAATGCTAAAATTTCATGGACACAGGTAGAAACAGGTTCTGCTGTAACCTGGAAATATCCTTCTTGTGTATTAAAAGGAGATAATTCGGTTGGAGAATTTTATTCTATCGCCGTTACCAATAATTACCAGCAAGCCGATACCGGAACTAAAATGATCCATTTAGGTAAAAACACTAAATCGACTATTATTTCTAAAGGTATCTCTGCCGGAAAATCACAAAACAGTTATAGAGGATTAGTGCAAATTAGCCCAAGAGCTGAAAATGCAAGAAACTTTTCGCAATGTGACTCTTTGTTAATGGGTAATAATTGCGGAGCTCATACTTTCCCTTATATCGAAAGTAAAAATCCTTCTGCAAAAATTGAGCACGAAGCAACTACCAGTAAAATTGGAGAAGATCAGGTTTTTTATTGCAACCAAAGAGGTATCCCGACAGAAAAAGCGATTGCCTTAATTGTAAACGGTTTCAGTAAAGATGTCTTGAACAAATTACCAATGGAATTTGCTGTTGAAGCTCAAAAATTATTAGAAATTTCTTTGGAAGGATCTGTAGGATAA
- a CDS encoding HesB/IscA family protein: MIKVSDTAKKKIIDLMKDDGFDAAHDYVRVGVKSGGCSGLSYDLKFDKTKGDDDKIFVDNDITIAVEKKSFLYLAGTILEFSGGLNGKGFVFNNPNASRTCGCGESFSL, from the coding sequence ATGATAAAAGTTTCTGATACAGCCAAAAAGAAAATCATCGATTTGATGAAAGACGATGGTTTTGATGCCGCTCATGACTACGTACGCGTAGGTGTAAAAAGTGGCGGATGCTCCGGTTTGTCCTATGATTTAAAATTCGACAAAACCAAAGGCGACGACGATAAAATATTTGTAGACAACGACATAACAATTGCAGTTGAAAAAAAATCATTTCTATATTTAGCCGGAACCATATTGGAGTTCTCAGGCGGATTAAACGGAAAAGGGTTTGTATTCAACAATCCAAATGCAAGCAGAACTTGTGGTTGTGGAGAATCTTTTTCACTATAA
- a CDS encoding MBL fold metallo-hydrolase, producing the protein MKLYPIESGNFKLDGGAMFGVVPKTIWNKTNPADNNNLIDIAARCLLIEDGNRLILIDTGMGNKQSEKFFGYYSLWGSHSLDASLAKYGFHRDAITDVFMTHLHFDHCGGSVQWNSGKTGYEPAFKNARYWTNESHWEWATKPNAREKASFLSENILPMQESGQLNFIQRPNGDFGVAEELGFGIFYVDGHTEKQMIPHIQYKDKTIVFCADLLATAGHIPLPYVMGYDTRPLLTMPEKSKFLNAAADHNHYLFLEHDAHNQIITVEHTEKGVRLKDVFTCEDIL; encoded by the coding sequence ATGAAACTATATCCAATAGAATCCGGAAATTTTAAACTAGATGGTGGCGCCATGTTTGGTGTTGTGCCTAAAACAATCTGGAATAAAACCAATCCTGCCGACAACAATAACCTGATTGACATTGCGGCACGTTGCCTGCTAATAGAAGACGGAAACCGACTTATTTTGATTGATACCGGAATGGGAAACAAACAATCAGAAAAGTTTTTTGGTTACTATTCGCTGTGGGGATCACATTCTTTAGATGCTTCTTTGGCAAAATATGGTTTTCACCGGGATGCGATTACGGACGTTTTTATGACGCATCTTCATTTTGATCATTGTGGAGGAAGTGTCCAATGGAACTCAGGTAAAACGGGCTACGAACCCGCTTTTAAAAATGCCAGATATTGGACAAACGAAAGTCATTGGGAATGGGCAACAAAGCCTAATGCTCGCGAAAAAGCTTCCTTTTTATCGGAGAATATTTTGCCGATGCAGGAAAGTGGTCAGTTGAATTTTATTCAAAGACCAAATGGTGATTTTGGAGTTGCTGAAGAATTAGGTTTCGGAATTTTTTACGTTGATGGTCATACCGAAAAACAGATGATTCCACATATTCAATACAAAGATAAAACGATTGTTTTTTGTGCCGATTTGTTGGCGACAGCAGGACACATTCCATTGCCGTATGTTATGGGGTACGATACCAGACCTTTATTGACGATGCCTGAGAAATCAAAATTTTTGAATGCAGCTGCAGATCACAATCATTATTTATTTCTGGAACATGATGCACATAATCAGATTATAACAGTAGAACACACCGAAAAAGGAGTTCGATTGAAAGACGTTTTTACTTGTGAAGACATTCTTTAG
- a CDS encoding T9SS type A sorting domain-containing protein, with protein MKTKLLLFLVLAHFSIYAQINLVSNGEFENWTNNKTLPGWTIENNVSQNTSDFWRGANSIKLSFLNNTLIPKITTQVPMSAGITYTIKFKYKYLSSNYNNAHPIVLNISKNGSSTTLSNTTFATDNNWGTNEITFTPDQNLSYDLSISLLTNDAIGFNVAIDNLQVYVQGTEQYTLIPDVIFETKLIRLGIDLGVTDGRVLTSSIATLNSLDVSNNQSNLPSQSIINMTGIQDFKALTSLSCFGNLITSLDLTKNSALTTLYCQRNRLTNLDISKNTALTYINCNDNQLTNIDVSEKKALTYLNCSNNKLTNLTVSKSVPLEYLYCEINALTSLDVSKNVSLKALSCRTNSLTSLNLKNGKNTLFYWNSLYNIEVYDNPGLSCILVDDVIYSNKNWSNKKDYQARYTLLCDQQYTAIPDLNFEKKLIALLIDAGPTDGKVLTASISSQTTLDVSNSAIADLTGIQDFTKLSTLNCSGNTLRNPDFSKNLNLTNLDCSKNQLSSLDFTKNSALTTLRCSNNIELATLEVSKNSALTVLECKSANLRALNVTQNLKLEELNCSYNILARLDVSKNIHLTSLDCSYNRVPELNISNHQSLITLNCSNNELTSLDVSSTMSLNNFDCSTNKLVNLNVKNGNNLNMPKPKFLSNPNLTCISVDKVAYSNSTWSSSKDKAASYNTSCGTSIAYTLIPDPAFEDKLIAIGIDTDGKNGKIMTTSIISVTSLDASSANISNLGGIQDFLSLTYLDCGLNKISYLNLSKNIFLATLYAPENALETLDVSKNTDLTYLDCSKNRLKTLDVSKNKALTYLNLSMNSLYSNFTTLDVSNNTALTTLNFSNNKITTIDLTKNPALTAFNCNTNSIEYLDASKNTALVKLDCYGNRLWYLNLKNGNNKNLDIANSNFTNNLNLSCIEVDDPAYSNANWSGKKDAAASFNEACNLQNTLIPDINFEEKLIALKIDSGVPDGKVSTARISFVTELNLNGASISDLTGIQDFTALTSLFCTNNLLTTINISQNLDLTYLNVNDNKLTTIETSNNPVLEELYISDNKLTSLNLAKNLKLHDLFCMDNQLTTLDVSSNKELYDLRCSSNQLKILDLSKNRLLDLIYCSNNDLSALNLKSGGNKYIRQINLIENPSLSCILVDDVSYSNTNWANFKDATANFKTVCDALGLEDSVFKNTVVYPNPTKNILNIQNVSLEKATVYNALGQLVKTFTLDATNTDNTINLSGLPKGIYYVYLINQDAASAKKIILE; from the coding sequence ATGAAAACAAAACTACTTTTATTCTTGGTATTAGCCCATTTTTCTATTTATGCACAAATAAATTTAGTCTCCAATGGGGAATTTGAAAACTGGACAAATAACAAAACATTGCCGGGCTGGACGATCGAAAACAATGTTAGTCAGAACACTTCCGACTTCTGGAGGGGCGCTAACAGTATAAAACTATCCTTTCTAAACAACACTTTAATTCCGAAAATTACAACTCAAGTTCCCATGAGTGCCGGAATTACCTATACAATAAAGTTTAAATACAAATATTTAAGCAGTAACTACAATAATGCGCACCCTATTGTCCTGAATATTAGCAAAAATGGAAGTTCGACAACACTTTCGAATACTACTTTTGCCACAGACAATAATTGGGGAACCAATGAAATCACTTTTACACCGGACCAAAACCTGTCTTACGATTTAAGTATTTCCTTGCTTACAAATGATGCTATCGGATTTAATGTGGCGATTGATAATCTGCAAGTTTATGTTCAGGGAACCGAGCAATATACCCTTATTCCGGATGTGATTTTCGAAACGAAACTAATCCGACTTGGCATTGACTTGGGGGTAACTGACGGAAGAGTGCTGACCTCTAGCATAGCCACACTAAATTCTTTAGATGTAAGTAATAATCAAAGCAATCTTCCAAGTCAATCTATTATAAATATGACCGGGATTCAGGATTTTAAAGCCTTAACTTCTTTGTCCTGTTTTGGCAACTTGATCACGAGCTTGGATCTTACTAAAAATAGTGCTCTGACAACTTTATACTGCCAACGCAATCGACTAACGAATCTGGATATTTCTAAAAATACAGCTTTAACTTACATCAATTGCAATGATAATCAATTGACAAATATTGATGTTTCTGAAAAAAAAGCGCTGACTTATTTAAATTGCTCAAACAATAAACTAACAAATCTTACGGTTTCAAAAAGTGTTCCTTTGGAATATTTATATTGTGAAATCAACGCATTAACAAGTCTTGATGTTTCAAAAAATGTTAGCCTAAAAGCTTTATCCTGCCGAACTAACTCCTTAACGAGTTTAAACTTAAAAAACGGAAAGAATACGCTCTTTTATTGGAATTCTCTCTATAATATAGAGGTTTATGACAATCCTGGATTGAGCTGCATCTTAGTAGATGATGTAATTTATTCAAATAAAAACTGGTCCAATAAGAAAGATTATCAAGCCAGATATACCTTGCTCTGCGATCAACAATACACCGCGATCCCAGACTTAAATTTTGAAAAAAAATTAATTGCCCTTTTGATAGACGCGGGGCCAACCGATGGGAAAGTGTTAACGGCAAGTATTTCGTCACAGACCACATTAGACGTTTCAAATAGTGCTATTGCAGATTTAACAGGAATTCAGGATTTTACCAAATTAAGCACTCTAAATTGTTCCGGAAATACTTTAAGAAATCCGGATTTTTCAAAAAATCTAAATCTGACCAATTTAGATTGCAGCAAAAATCAATTAAGTTCACTCGATTTTACTAAAAATAGTGCTTTGACAACTCTACGCTGTTCAAATAACATTGAACTGGCTACCTTAGAGGTTTCTAAAAATAGTGCTTTGACGGTTTTAGAATGTAAGTCAGCTAACCTAAGGGCTTTAAACGTGACCCAAAATTTGAAGTTAGAAGAACTAAATTGCAGTTATAATATTTTGGCTCGTTTAGATGTTTCAAAAAATATTCATTTGACTTCTCTGGACTGTTCTTATAATCGAGTGCCGGAGCTGAATATTTCTAATCATCAAAGTTTGATTACTTTAAATTGTTCAAATAATGAATTAACAAGTCTTGATGTTTCAAGTACAATGTCTCTGAATAATTTTGATTGCAGCACCAATAAACTAGTTAATCTGAATGTGAAAAATGGCAATAATCTAAACATGCCAAAACCTAAGTTTCTGAGCAACCCAAATTTAACCTGTATCAGCGTTGACAAAGTCGCTTATTCGAATTCGACTTGGAGTTCCTCAAAAGACAAAGCAGCTTCTTACAATACCAGTTGTGGCACTTCTATTGCCTACACGTTGATTCCCGACCCTGCTTTTGAAGACAAATTGATCGCAATAGGAATTGATACCGATGGCAAAAATGGAAAGATCATGACCACCAGTATAATTTCGGTAACTTCTTTAGATGCTTCTTCTGCCAATATTTCAAATTTAGGCGGAATTCAGGATTTTCTGTCTTTGACGTATCTGGATTGCGGCTTGAATAAAATATCGTATTTAAATCTATCCAAAAATATATTTTTAGCTACTTTATATGCTCCCGAAAATGCCCTGGAGACTTTAGATGTTTCTAAAAACACTGATTTGACCTATTTGGATTGTAGCAAAAACCGATTAAAAACCCTCGATGTTTCTAAAAATAAAGCGCTGACTTATTTGAATTTGAGTATGAATTCCCTTTACTCTAATTTTACAACCTTAGACGTTTCTAATAATACAGCTTTAACAACTTTAAATTTTTCAAATAATAAAATAACAACTATAGATCTAACCAAAAATCCAGCCTTAACTGCTTTCAATTGCAATACGAACAGTATAGAATATTTGGATGCTTCTAAAAATACAGCTCTTGTAAAACTGGACTGTTATGGGAATCGATTATGGTATTTAAATTTGAAAAACGGAAATAACAAAAACCTGGATATTGCCAATTCTAATTTTACGAATAATCTAAATCTAAGCTGCATTGAAGTAGATGATCCTGCTTATTCAAATGCAAACTGGTCGGGTAAAAAAGATGCAGCTGCGAGTTTCAATGAAGCGTGTAATTTGCAAAACACTTTAATTCCTGATATTAATTTTGAAGAAAAGTTAATTGCGTTAAAAATTGATTCCGGCGTTCCCGATGGAAAAGTTTCAACCGCAAGAATTTCTTTTGTAACGGAACTAAACCTAAATGGAGCCTCTATTTCTGATTTAACCGGAATTCAGGATTTTACAGCATTGACCAGTTTATTCTGTACAAATAATCTATTGACTACAATCAATATTTCTCAAAACTTAGATTTAACCTATTTAAATGTTAATGATAATAAACTAACTACTATAGAGACTTCAAATAATCCTGTTTTAGAAGAATTATATATCTCTGATAATAAATTGACAAGTCTTAATCTTGCAAAGAATCTTAAGCTACACGATTTGTTTTGCATGGACAATCAATTAACTACTCTTGATGTTTCGAGCAATAAAGAATTATACGATTTGCGCTGCTCTTCCAATCAATTAAAAATTTTGGATCTTTCTAAAAATCGCCTTCTGGATTTAATATACTGTAGCAACAATGATCTTTCGGCTTTAAATTTAAAAAGTGGAGGAAACAAATACATCAGACAAATAAACCTTATAGAAAATCCTTCATTAAGCTGTATTTTGGTCGATGATGTTTCCTATTCTAATACAAATTGGGCCAATTTCAAAGACGCCACAGCAAACTTTAAAACGGTTTGTGATGCCTTAGGCCTCGAAGATTCTGTTTTTAAAAACACTGTTGTGTATCCAAATCCAACTAAAAACATTTTAAACATCCAAAATGTAAGTTTAGAAAAAGCAACGGTTTACAACGCACTGGGGCAACTAGTAAAAACGTTTACTTTAGATGCAACAAACACCGACAATACCATCAATTTGTCCGGTCTGCCAAAAGGAATTTATTATGTCTATTTAATCAATCAGGATGCGGCTTCGGCTAAGAAGATAATTCTTGAATAA
- a CDS encoding S8 family peptidase translates to MSPIKSNTLSAFALLVLAGCSATLQAQVSTPKAAITTPLVIVKKAPVSENDLKRWSHLDLVKDTIAGMSVDRAYAELLQGKTGKKVIVGIVDSGVDIEHEDLKGMVWTNPKEIPGNGIDDDKNGFIDDINGWNFLGDAVHENLEMTRVVKKGDDGSAEYKNALAQYEEKSKKLLQDKQQVDYLLDVHNTIKKALNKTTYKLEDLSTITSTDEKIVLSKNIMTQIFTNAGPTFDPEEELEAYREQVYDQFNYNLNKDFDGRKVVGDNPEDIKNTKYGNNVVFGPDKEKALHGTHVAGIIAQVRGNNLGGDGVANNVEILTVRAVPDGDEYDKDIALAIRYAVDNGAKVINGSFGKSFSPHKEWVYEAIKYAAKKDVLIVHAAGNDGYNIDETKNINYPNDSQDNIKEFADNVITIGAINKEYGQNVIAGFSNFGKINVDVFAPGEEIYATVPNNKYKYLQGTSMASPNAAGVAALIRSYYPKLKASQVKHILMESGVALPSMVVLGENPDPSQKPVPVSSAESSKTAKMVNAYNALLMAEKMSKK, encoded by the coding sequence ATGAGTCCTATAAAATCAAATACGTTATCTGCTTTTGCATTACTTGTTTTAGCAGGTTGTAGTGCAACTTTACAAGCACAAGTTTCTACTCCTAAAGCAGCCATTACAACACCTTTGGTTATTGTAAAAAAAGCTCCGGTTTCTGAGAATGATTTAAAAAGATGGAGCCATCTTGATTTAGTAAAAGATACTATTGCAGGAATGAGTGTCGACAGAGCTTATGCGGAGTTGCTACAAGGAAAAACTGGTAAAAAAGTAATTGTAGGTATTGTGGATTCCGGTGTAGACATCGAACATGAAGACCTGAAAGGAATGGTGTGGACCAATCCTAAAGAAATTCCGGGTAATGGAATTGATGATGACAAAAACGGTTTTATTGATGATATTAATGGATGGAATTTCCTTGGGGATGCCGTACATGAAAATCTTGAAATGACTCGTGTTGTTAAAAAAGGAGATGACGGATCTGCGGAATACAAAAATGCATTGGCGCAATACGAAGAAAAATCTAAAAAACTTTTGCAGGACAAACAACAGGTTGATTATTTGTTGGATGTTCATAATACGATAAAAAAAGCTTTAAATAAGACGACTTACAAGTTGGAAGATTTAAGCACAATTACTTCAACAGACGAAAAAATAGTGTTGAGTAAAAATATCATGACACAGATTTTTACCAATGCAGGACCAACTTTTGATCCGGAAGAAGAGTTGGAAGCTTACAGAGAGCAGGTTTACGATCAATTCAATTACAATCTGAATAAAGATTTTGACGGAAGAAAAGTGGTAGGAGATAATCCGGAAGACATCAAAAACACAAAATATGGTAATAACGTAGTTTTTGGTCCTGATAAAGAAAAAGCCCTTCACGGAACACACGTTGCGGGTATTATCGCGCAAGTTCGAGGTAATAATTTAGGTGGAGACGGTGTTGCCAACAATGTTGAAATCTTAACCGTTAGAGCCGTTCCTGATGGAGATGAGTATGATAAAGATATTGCCTTGGCAATTCGTTATGCTGTTGACAATGGTGCAAAAGTAATTAACGGAAGTTTCGGGAAAAGTTTCTCTCCTCATAAAGAATGGGTGTACGAGGCTATAAAATATGCCGCTAAAAAAGATGTATTAATTGTTCATGCTGCAGGTAATGACGGTTACAATATTGATGAAACAAAAAACATCAATTACCCGAATGACTCGCAAGACAATATAAAAGAATTTGCGGACAATGTTATTACAATTGGTGCGATCAATAAAGAATACGGACAAAATGTAATCGCAGGATTCTCTAATTTCGGAAAAATAAACGTTGACGTTTTTGCTCCGGGTGAAGAAATCTACGCAACGGTTCCTAATAACAAATACAAGTATCTGCAAGGGACTTCAATGGCTTCGCCAAATGCTGCGGGAGTTGCTGCTTTGATCCGTTCTTATTATCCAAAATTAAAAGCTTCACAAGTAAAACATATTTTGATGGAATCAGGAGTTGCTCTCCCATCAATGGTAGTTTTAGGTGAAAACCCGGATCCGAGCCAAAAACCGGTGCCGGTTTCGTCTGCTGAATCTTCTAAAACAGCCAAAATGGTAAACGCTTATAACGCTTTATTAATGGCTGAAAAAATGTCAAAAAAATAA
- a CDS encoding M1 family metallopeptidase, producing MHKIILLSFLSLGLNSAFAQSAPYWQQHADYKMEVSMDVKNYQYKGKQELVYTNNSSDTLKKVFYHLFLNAFQPGSEMDARLHFIKDPDGRMVNKVKSADGKETKQSRIETLKPNEVGYLKVTNFKQDGVTAQTRTSGTILEVTLAKPILPNSKSTFTLDFDGQVPVQVRRTGRNNTEGIELSMSQWYPKLAEFDFEGWHADPYIAREFHGVWGNFDVKITIDKEYTVGGSGYLQDKNQIGHGYEDAGVTVVYPKKAKTLTWHFIAPNVHDFTWAADKNYIHDIVKGPNDVDLHFFYKNNPKVAENWKKLEPLMVKVMDYYNQRVGAYPYKQYSFIQGGDGGMEYAMCTLMLGNGTLEGILGTATHELGHSWFQHILASNESKHPWMDEGFTTYIEDSALNELAGDKKEVNPFKGNYNAYYSLVSSGKEQPQTTHGDRYDENRPYSISSYVKGSIFLSQLAYVIGQENLDATLKRYYNDFKFKHPTPNDIKRTAERVSGAELDWYLIDWAETTNTIDYGIKDVADNAGKTTVSLERIGRMPMPLDLTVEYTDGTTESFYIPLRMMNYIKPNPNPNVKRTVLEDWAWAMSNYSFTIDKNKAAIKKITIDPSGLMADVKAANNVYEVK from the coding sequence ATGCATAAAATTATTCTATTATCTTTTTTGAGTTTGGGTTTAAACTCAGCTTTTGCACAAAGCGCTCCATACTGGCAACAACATGCCGATTATAAAATGGAGGTTTCGATGGATGTAAAAAACTATCAGTACAAAGGGAAGCAAGAATTGGTTTATACCAATAATTCTTCCGATACATTAAAAAAAGTATTCTATCATTTATTTCTGAATGCATTTCAACCCGGAAGTGAAATGGATGCTCGTTTGCATTTTATTAAAGATCCGGACGGAAGAATGGTGAATAAAGTAAAAAGTGCCGATGGTAAAGAAACAAAGCAAAGCCGAATTGAAACTTTAAAACCAAACGAAGTAGGGTATTTAAAAGTTACTAATTTTAAACAAGATGGTGTTACCGCTCAAACCAGAACTTCCGGAACTATTTTGGAAGTAACACTGGCGAAGCCAATTTTGCCGAATTCTAAATCAACTTTTACGTTAGATTTTGACGGACAAGTTCCGGTTCAGGTGCGTCGTACAGGAAGAAATAACACGGAGGGAATCGAATTGTCAATGTCACAATGGTATCCTAAATTAGCCGAATTTGATTTCGAAGGCTGGCATGCAGATCCTTATATCGCGAGAGAGTTTCACGGTGTGTGGGGTAATTTTGATGTGAAAATTACAATTGATAAAGAGTATACAGTTGGAGGTTCCGGATATCTTCAGGACAAAAACCAAATCGGACACGGTTACGAAGATGCAGGTGTAACAGTAGTATACCCTAAAAAAGCAAAAACGTTAACCTGGCATTTTATTGCACCAAATGTGCATGATTTTACCTGGGCAGCTGATAAAAACTATATTCATGATATCGTAAAAGGACCAAATGATGTTGATTTGCATTTCTTCTACAAAAACAATCCGAAAGTAGCAGAGAACTGGAAGAAACTGGAGCCGTTAATGGTTAAAGTAATGGATTACTATAATCAGAGAGTTGGAGCTTATCCGTACAAACAATATTCCTTTATTCAAGGAGGTGATGGTGGAATGGAGTATGCTATGTGTACTTTAATGTTAGGAAACGGAACTCTTGAAGGAATTCTGGGAACGGCAACACACGAATTAGGACATTCTTGGTTCCAACATATTTTAGCTTCAAACGAATCAAAACACCCATGGATGGATGAAGGTTTTACAACTTACATTGAAGACAGTGCTTTGAATGAATTGGCTGGAGATAAAAAAGAAGTAAATCCGTTTAAAGGAAACTATAATGCGTATTACAGCTTAGTTTCATCAGGAAAAGAGCAGCCACAAACCACTCATGGTGATCGTTATGATGAGAACAGACCTTACAGTATTTCTTCTTATGTAAAAGGAAGTATCTTTCTTTCTCAGTTGGCTTATGTAATTGGTCAGGAGAATTTAGATGCGACTTTAAAGAGATATTACAATGATTTTAAATTCAAACACCCAACGCCAAATGATATCAAAAGAACAGCAGAGCGAGTTTCCGGTGCTGAGCTGGACTGGTATTTGATTGACTGGGCAGAAACAACAAATACAATTGACTACGGAATAAAAGACGTAGCTGATAATGCTGGTAAAACAACCGTTTCTTTAGAAAGAATCGGAAGAATGCCAATGCCTCTTGACTTAACAGTTGAATATACTGATGGTACAACAGAGAGTTTCTATATTCCGCTAAGAATGATGAATTACATTAAACCAAATCCGAATCCAAACGTAAAAAGAACTGTTTTGGAAGATTGGGCTTGGGCAATGTCAAACTATAGTTTTACAATAGACAAAAACAAAGCTGCAATTAAAAAAATCACAATTGATCCAAGCGGATTAATGGCCGATGTAAAAGCAGCAAATAATGTTTATGAAGTAAAATAA